Proteins encoded within one genomic window of Candidatus Nezhaarchaeota archaeon:
- a CDS encoding FAD-dependent oxidoreductase yields the protein MLTTLHGLKRLFEAGRIGPLELRNRIVMPAVCENFATEDGFITERAIEYYRVRAKGVGMLIYGASVIYHPQARAVINSAISDDKYIPGLAKLAEAIKSQGAKACIQIMHAGRQTKSSIAKAHPVAPSPVPFIRGSLLYPEVPRELTKDEIRDIIKAFGAAARRARDAGWDAIELHAAHGYLLHSFLNPYVNLRKDEYGGLEGGLRFMEELIGEVRDNMDKNMALLIRINGEDYVAEGGITLVETHIIAKALEKFGVDAINISGRTRDSNHPLADPSMASPPGTWIYAAEAVKKTVNIPVIIVHRIYDPFLAEQVLVEGKADFVALARQLLADPEWPIKVKEGRIEDIRPCIYCNEGCYDTLWTLVPITCTVNPMLGREYELKIAPAEKPKNVIVVGGGPAGLSAAETLAKRGHRVTLFERSFRLGGNYVYSVGSPLRQDVIRIISYYEVQLRKLGVDVKLGKEFTPDLVDVYRPDAVVVATGAEPIVPKIDGIDAGYDRPNVASALEVLAGKINTGEKVLIWTCSYYCPYICGTLRRARAACGAGYAAVFAAEKLASEGKLVYLVAERSEIAPGIGFTTRVPMFNRLFFMGVKMSKNVRVKAITEGGVIVSRSGIDSKIVVDTFVHSVGFKPRRELVDALKNKVPEVYVIGDASLPSNVVNAIHEGFEVGLKI from the coding sequence TTGCTTACGACACTTCACGGTCTTAAGAGGCTCTTTGAAGCGGGAAGGATTGGACCTCTTGAGCTTAGGAACAGGATAGTGATGCCAGCTGTTTGTGAGAACTTTGCTACTGAAGATGGCTTCATAACGGAGAGGGCTATAGAGTATTACAGGGTAAGGGCTAAAGGCGTTGGAATGCTTATTTATGGTGCCTCGGTGATTTATCATCCGCAAGCGAGAGCTGTGATAAACTCTGCAATAAGCGATGACAAGTACATACCCGGCTTAGCCAAGCTGGCTGAAGCCATAAAATCTCAAGGTGCAAAAGCATGCATACAAATAATGCACGCAGGCAGACAGACAAAGTCTTCAATAGCCAAGGCCCATCCAGTTGCGCCATCTCCTGTACCGTTCATAAGAGGTTCATTGCTGTATCCTGAGGTTCCACGAGAGCTCACTAAAGATGAGATCCGTGACATAATAAAGGCGTTCGGTGCTGCTGCAAGAAGGGCTAGGGATGCTGGATGGGATGCCATAGAACTTCATGCAGCTCATGGTTACTTGCTACACTCGTTCCTCAACCCTTACGTCAACCTGAGGAAGGATGAATATGGAGGGCTTGAGGGCGGTCTTAGGTTTATGGAAGAGCTAATAGGTGAAGTGAGGGACAACATGGATAAGAACATGGCACTGCTCATCAGGATAAACGGTGAAGACTACGTAGCTGAGGGTGGCATAACGCTTGTGGAGACCCACATCATAGCCAAGGCCTTAGAGAAGTTCGGTGTAGATGCAATAAACATATCTGGTAGAACTAGGGACTCAAACCATCCACTAGCTGATCCATCAATGGCCTCTCCCCCAGGTACATGGATTTACGCTGCTGAAGCAGTAAAGAAGACGGTCAACATTCCGGTCATAATAGTTCACAGAATCTACGATCCATTCTTAGCAGAGCAAGTTTTGGTTGAAGGTAAGGCTGATTTCGTAGCACTTGCACGACAGTTATTAGCCGACCCTGAATGGCCGATTAAGGTTAAGGAGGGGAGAATTGAAGACATAAGACCTTGCATCTACTGCAATGAGGGGTGCTACGACACTCTATGGACGCTCGTACCCATAACGTGCACTGTTAATCCAATGCTGGGGAGAGAGTACGAGCTCAAGATAGCGCCAGCCGAAAAGCCTAAGAACGTGATAGTCGTGGGTGGAGGGCCCGCCGGACTAAGTGCTGCTGAAACACTCGCTAAAAGAGGGCATAGGGTAACCCTATTTGAGAGGTCGTTTAGACTAGGAGGTAATTACGTATATTCAGTAGGCTCGCCATTAAGGCAAGACGTCATCAGGATAATAAGTTACTACGAGGTCCAGTTGCGTAAGCTGGGGGTTGACGTGAAGTTGGGGAAGGAGTTCACGCCGGACTTGGTCGACGTCTATAGGCCGGATGCAGTCGTTGTAGCGACAGGTGCTGAGCCCATAGTGCCCAAGATTGATGGCATAGATGCTGGTTACGATAGACCTAATGTAGCAAGCGCTCTAGAGGTGCTAGCAGGCAAGATTAATACTGGAGAGAAAGTGTTGATATGGACGTGTAGTTACTACTGCCCATACATCTGTGGCACGCTGAGGAGAGCGAGGGCTGCCTGTGGAGCTGGGTACGCAGCTGTATTTGCTGCTGAGAAGTTAGCTTCAGAGGGTAAGTTAGTATACTTAGTCGCCGAGAGGAGCGAAATAGCTCCAGGGATAGGCTTCACAACTAGAGTGCCAATGTTTAATAGGCTCTTCTTCATGGGGGTAAAGATGTCGAAGAATGTGAGGGTGAAGGCCATAACTGAAGGAGGGGTCATAGTGAGTAGATCTGGCATAGACAGCAAGATAGTTGTTGATACGTTCGTACATAGCGTTGGCTTTAAGCCTAGGAGAGAGTTGGTTGATGCGCTCAAGAACAAGGTGCCTGAGGTCTACGTCATAGGCGACGCATCGTTACCATCAAATGTAGTCAATGCGATACACGAAGGCTTTGAAGTTGGTCTCAAGATATAA
- a CDS encoding methyltransferase domain-containing protein — protein sequence MSHNDDYEAAATPVNCLMKKISSMFYESLNLESIPDQAMRPGGLKLTKGALELIGLQPGSKVLDVACGAGATLLTLVEDFRCYVCGLDLSIKLLKRAMTKLSSKGYDLLAHLICADSEFMPMREQSFDVVICECSLSLFPNKLKALEEMARILRRGGKVVITDVTVRDHTVKEAIGVAWCMCIAGAETLEGYIELIERAGLNVICSKDVSEVYDWDSVDEEVRKTLEGKIGYAIIVGVKS from the coding sequence TTGAGTCATAATGACGATTATGAGGCAGCGGCTACCCCAGTTAACTGCCTAATGAAGAAGATAAGTTCTATGTTTTATGAGAGCCTAAACCTTGAATCAATCCCAGATCAAGCCATGAGGCCTGGAGGCTTAAAGCTAACTAAAGGTGCCTTAGAGCTCATAGGGCTACAGCCAGGCTCTAAGGTCTTAGATGTTGCTTGTGGTGCTGGCGCAACGCTATTAACCCTGGTAGAAGACTTTAGATGCTACGTATGCGGCTTAGATCTATCAATCAAACTGCTTAAAAGGGCAATGACTAAGCTCAGCTCTAAGGGTTATGATCTCCTCGCTCACTTAATCTGCGCGGACTCTGAATTCATGCCCATGAGGGAGCAGAGCTTTGACGTTGTGATTTGTGAGTGCTCGTTATCGCTCTTCCCCAATAAGCTTAAGGCCTTAGAGGAGATGGCACGTATCCTGAGAAGAGGAGGAAAGGTTGTAATAACCGACGTTACCGTAAGGGATCATACTGTGAAGGAAGCCATAGGAGTTGCCTGGTGCATGTGCATAGCAGGGGCTGAGACCTTAGAAGGCTACATAGAGTTGATTGAGAGGGCTGGTTTGAACGTGATATGCAGTAAAGATGTTTCAGAGGTATACGACTGGGACTCAGTAGATGAAGAAGTGAGGAAGACTTTGGAGGGAAAGATAGGCTACGCTATCATCGTAGGGGTCAAGAGCTAA
- a CDS encoding 4Fe-4S dicluster domain-containing protein, which produces MPEYAIMADLERCVGCRACELACRNENQLPETMSFIRNVRIGPDVINGKIVMYFVSIPCMHCGRAPCAEVCPARAIKKRPDGIVILDETKCIGCKYCMWVCPFGAPQFNAQIGRMQKCRLCIQRIEKGLEPACVRTCHVRALKFGTLEQLSELVKIKVARRAATYKIPGIMTPT; this is translated from the coding sequence ATGCCAGAATACGCCATAATGGCTGATCTTGAGAGATGCGTGGGATGCAGGGCTTGTGAGCTCGCATGTAGGAACGAGAATCAACTTCCAGAGACCATGAGCTTCATAAGAAATGTGAGGATAGGACCTGATGTAATAAACGGGAAAATAGTCATGTACTTTGTTTCAATTCCTTGCATGCACTGTGGTAGAGCGCCATGTGCAGAAGTCTGTCCAGCTAGAGCCATTAAGAAGCGCCCTGACGGTATAGTAATACTGGACGAAACCAAGTGCATAGGGTGCAAGTACTGCATGTGGGTTTGTCCCTTCGGCGCACCTCAGTTTAACGCTCAAATTGGCAGGATGCAAAAGTGTAGGCTGTGCATTCAGAGGATTGAGAAGGGCTTAGAACCTGCCTGTGTAAGAACGTGCCACGTCAGGGCACTGAAATTCGGTACTCTTGAGCAACTATCAGAGTTGGTTAAGATTAAGGTAGCTAGGAGAGCAGCTACATATAAGATACCCGGGATAATGACACCCACATGA
- a CDS encoding succinate dehydrogenase/fumarate reductase iron-sulfur subunit, whose translation MSGGHKIIVKLFRYNPQVDKQPYYATYEVPWREGMTLLEVLNYIYENYEPIAFRYYCRCGVCGTCGVMLNGQPVLACRTYVDRIDEIIVEPLKNFNVIRDLVVDRRPLLEQTIKLEPWLIRKSKSETLERISWSLEERDKFYLLMSCRECYLCRAACPVAEVGFRRPELTRYPGAKFYVRDLATRLLDPRDEAKQLRIVKLKEEIDAYACTTCKKCWEVCPREFQIPEIIEELRAHIVRTGLGPLEGHKAFADYIAKTGRSIERQTTPLLEQVPEVVEVPDPIDKVLFFTGCLMDYRLQNVGLSAIEVLKRNRVRVVIPKEQECCGSPAIRSGLVEIGRAQALKNVEVFESYGIRKVVTGCPGCLLTWKLNYPKYMVEERNRLPDLEVYELTEYLVKVIGLDKLNKSFGEVNMTVTYHDSCHLRRGCGIWKEPRELINLIPGLKFKEMKEHDVCCGSGGGVRAGRRPVSVEIGKRKADNIVAASVDGVLMECPFCYIQIRDMLNQFHGGKVKVFYLIDLMAEAYRRAEGQ comes from the coding sequence GTGAGCGGCGGGCATAAGATCATTGTAAAGCTCTTCAGATACAACCCTCAAGTGGATAAGCAACCCTATTACGCTACGTACGAAGTGCCATGGAGAGAGGGAATGACACTTTTAGAAGTCCTTAACTATATATACGAAAACTATGAACCCATAGCTTTTAGGTACTATTGTAGATGTGGGGTTTGCGGTACCTGCGGAGTAATGTTGAATGGTCAGCCTGTCTTAGCTTGCAGGACCTACGTGGATAGGATCGATGAGATAATTGTAGAGCCTTTGAAGAACTTCAACGTCATAAGGGACCTAGTGGTCGACAGAAGGCCCTTGCTAGAGCAGACAATCAAGCTTGAGCCTTGGTTGATAAGAAAGTCCAAGAGTGAGACGTTAGAGAGGATCTCTTGGTCACTTGAAGAGCGCGACAAGTTCTACTTATTAATGAGCTGTAGAGAGTGTTATCTTTGTAGGGCAGCATGTCCAGTAGCTGAAGTTGGATTCAGAAGACCTGAGCTCACTCGATACCCTGGTGCTAAGTTTTACGTAAGGGACCTGGCGACGAGGCTTTTAGATCCAAGAGATGAAGCTAAACAACTTAGAATCGTGAAGCTGAAGGAGGAGATAGACGCTTACGCATGCACTACATGCAAGAAGTGTTGGGAGGTCTGTCCGCGAGAGTTCCAGATACCTGAGATAATTGAGGAATTAAGAGCACACATAGTAAGAACTGGCTTAGGTCCGTTAGAGGGCCATAAGGCCTTCGCAGACTACATAGCGAAGACAGGTAGGTCGATCGAGAGGCAAACGACCCCTCTTCTTGAGCAAGTACCTGAGGTCGTAGAAGTCCCGGATCCAATAGATAAGGTGTTGTTTTTCACTGGTTGCTTAATGGATTATAGACTACAGAATGTAGGTCTCAGTGCGATTGAAGTTCTCAAGAGAAATCGCGTGAGGGTGGTGATACCGAAAGAACAGGAATGTTGTGGCTCACCAGCAATAAGATCCGGTCTCGTGGAGATAGGTAGGGCTCAGGCTTTAAAGAACGTGGAGGTATTTGAGAGCTACGGAATAAGAAAGGTTGTAACTGGCTGTCCAGGCTGTTTGCTGACTTGGAAGCTTAATTATCCGAAGTACATGGTGGAGGAGAGAAATCGCCTTCCAGATCTTGAAGTCTACGAGCTAACTGAGTACTTAGTCAAAGTGATAGGACTTGACAAGCTGAACAAGAGCTTCGGTGAAGTTAACATGACCGTCACCTACCATGACTCGTGCCACTTAAGGAGAGGTTGCGGGATATGGAAAGAGCCCAGGGAACTCATCAATTTAATTCCGGGCTTAAAGTTTAAGGAGATGAAGGAGCACGACGTCTGCTGCGGCTCTGGAGGAGGCGTTAGAGCTGGCAGGAGACCTGTCTCAGTTGAAATAGGTAAGAGGAAGGCAGACAATATCGTGGCCGCGAGCGTGGACGGAGTCTTAATGGAATGCCCGTTTTGTTACATCCAGATACGCGACATGCTTAACCAATTTCATGGTGGCAAGGTCAAGGTCTTTTATTTAATCGACTTGATGGCAGAGGCCTATAGGAGAGCTGAGGGTCAATGA
- a CDS encoding FAD-binding protein, with protein sequence MRVKKIETDVLVIGGGAAGMRAAIAARDLGAEVVLLDKGVIGRSGTSGTLPYWNVSAPLVPEDRDKYFNDLMKRSHGLANPRLLKVLVEEAGNVVAELEDFGNIFLRDALGNVSPAHANGHSEARVLTPAYSWVMSMQLFKRGVKVFDETFVASLIKHEERIAGALAINLKDGGLLVVKSKATILATGGFGHIFGMSSRPWRSANPIELTGDGHALAYEVGAELVDMEFHQVVLESQYASLVGQTFISTALALARALRSSTTFDEAPSLHHCLGGVVIDDHGRTNVPGLYACGEVAGGLHLRSTDQLIGCLVFGKRAGESAAKEALSVDLPNELVEREVNKVLSVLRNSPRDPILPLELKRRLANVMWEKVALVKTEESLRDALKAVYEIKNLLPRMYVRDKSMLFNKEWIEALEVYNMVTVAEMVIRASLLRRESRGVFKRVDYPNSDDRYLGNFYVKKVNGEMVLEFRPSLVNSAKQPCVVIASKDGI encoded by the coding sequence ATGAGAGTGAAGAAGATTGAAACCGACGTCTTAGTGATAGGTGGCGGAGCAGCTGGCATGAGAGCAGCTATAGCCGCAAGGGACTTGGGAGCAGAAGTAGTGCTACTCGATAAGGGGGTTATAGGTAGGAGCGGTACGTCAGGAACCTTACCTTATTGGAACGTTTCAGCACCTCTAGTGCCCGAAGACCGAGACAAGTACTTCAATGATTTAATGAAGAGATCTCACGGTCTAGCTAATCCAAGGCTCCTCAAGGTGCTTGTGGAGGAGGCAGGAAACGTCGTTGCTGAGCTCGAAGACTTTGGGAACATCTTCTTGAGAGATGCTCTTGGGAATGTGTCACCAGCTCACGCTAATGGACACTCTGAAGCTAGGGTGTTGACTCCAGCATACTCTTGGGTTATGTCAATGCAGCTCTTTAAGAGGGGAGTGAAAGTTTTCGACGAGACCTTTGTAGCGAGCTTGATAAAGCATGAGGAGAGGATCGCTGGAGCACTGGCAATAAACTTGAAGGATGGGGGGCTCTTAGTCGTAAAGTCTAAGGCTACGATACTTGCAACTGGTGGCTTCGGTCACATATTCGGAATGAGCTCGAGACCATGGCGATCAGCAAACCCTATAGAGCTCACAGGAGATGGACATGCACTTGCCTATGAGGTAGGAGCTGAGCTGGTGGACATGGAATTTCATCAAGTAGTCCTTGAATCCCAATATGCAAGCTTAGTGGGTCAAACATTCATTAGCACCGCCTTGGCGCTTGCTAGAGCGTTAAGATCATCGACCACGTTTGATGAAGCTCCATCACTCCATCACTGTCTAGGAGGAGTTGTCATAGATGATCATGGGAGGACAAACGTTCCCGGACTCTATGCTTGCGGTGAGGTAGCTGGAGGATTGCATTTGAGGTCGACGGACCAACTAATAGGTTGTCTAGTCTTTGGCAAGAGGGCAGGCGAATCTGCTGCAAAGGAGGCACTGAGCGTTGACCTACCTAACGAGCTCGTAGAAAGAGAAGTTAATAAAGTACTTTCAGTATTACGTAACTCTCCTAGAGATCCAATACTGCCGCTCGAGTTGAAGAGGAGACTTGCTAACGTGATGTGGGAGAAAGTGGCCTTAGTTAAGACCGAGGAAAGCCTTAGAGATGCCTTGAAAGCCGTCTACGAAATCAAGAACCTCCTACCTAGAATGTATGTTAGGGATAAGAGCATGCTGTTCAATAAAGAGTGGATTGAGGCCCTGGAGGTCTACAATATGGTTACGGTCGCTGAGATGGTGATTAGAGCATCTCTCTTGAGGAGGGAGAGTCGAGGAGTGTTCAAGAGGGTCGATTACCCTAATAGCGATGATAGGTATCTTGGCAACTTCTACGTGAAGAAGGTGAATGGAGAAATGGTCTTAGAGTTCAGGCCCAGCCTTGTAAACTCTGCAAAGCAGCCCTGTGTAGTAATAGCATCCAAAGATGGGATCTAG
- a CDS encoding molybdopterin-dependent oxidoreductase: MSIEVEGGVEVKKAACWFCYQNCGMLVYVKNGEILKIEGDPDHPINKGAMCPRPHTWREFLYHPQRLNYPLKRVGERGEGKFKKISWNDALDEIAAKLRELKEKYGPECIASVGGTNRTDDWARRRFFNLLGSPNVCHIAHVCWLPTFIAETVTYGWYAIPDIVNSKLIVAWGRNSGSNNLPEMRSILDAKENNNAKLIVIDPRLSELASKADVWLRIRPGTDGALALAWIHVIIKEELYDREFVEKYCYGFDKLREHVQQYTPEWAEKVTWIPKEDIVETARMYATIKPATMLWGSKNEHMGWASSSLLRARAILKAITGNLNRPGGNLIMGPDTEIYIDSDLELNEVLPPEQRVKQLGSDRFKMMAWPGYEVICRYTKEFWGKTPPAEWCCEAHPSYIWRAAITGKPYPIKAIIVVASNPLVAYGNSKLVYEALKSVELLVTMDFWMTPTAMLSDYVLPAASWLERPVATSSFGTSHFVIMSERPIQPLYERRTDYEFWRELGIRLGQEEYWPWKTLEEAYEYRLEPLGLSISFSDFVKYIRMHSTPPKATEKFATPTGKVELYSTILEQMGYEPLPIYREPPMTPYSNPELAEKYPLILITGIKFMPFHHSEQRQIPVLRRMHPDPLCHIHPDTARSLGVNEGDWVWIETPKGRIKQKAFFDISLHPKVVCVEASWWYPEKPGPEPSLFGVFESNANVLTDDDPELLDPIFGCYYYTGLLCRVYKAGPEL, translated from the coding sequence GTGTCAATAGAGGTCGAAGGAGGTGTTGAGGTTAAGAAGGCTGCGTGCTGGTTCTGTTATCAAAACTGCGGCATGCTTGTCTACGTTAAGAATGGAGAGATATTGAAGATAGAGGGGGATCCAGACCATCCAATAAACAAAGGAGCTATGTGTCCACGCCCCCATACATGGAGAGAGTTTCTATATCATCCACAGCGTCTGAACTATCCATTGAAGAGAGTTGGTGAAAGAGGGGAGGGGAAGTTCAAGAAGATTTCGTGGAACGATGCCTTGGATGAAATAGCGGCTAAGTTGAGGGAGCTCAAGGAGAAGTATGGGCCTGAATGCATCGCCTCGGTAGGTGGAACTAATAGGACTGATGATTGGGCTAGGAGAAGGTTCTTTAATTTACTTGGAAGCCCAAATGTATGTCACATAGCTCACGTGTGCTGGTTGCCGACCTTCATAGCTGAGACCGTGACTTATGGCTGGTATGCAATTCCAGACATAGTTAATTCGAAGCTCATAGTAGCTTGGGGCAGGAATTCTGGGTCTAACAACCTGCCTGAGATGAGGAGCATCCTAGACGCTAAGGAGAACAACAATGCAAAGTTAATAGTCATAGATCCAAGGCTTAGTGAACTTGCATCGAAAGCTGACGTGTGGTTGAGAATAAGACCTGGAACAGATGGCGCGTTAGCTCTAGCGTGGATACACGTCATCATAAAGGAGGAACTGTATGACAGAGAGTTTGTTGAGAAGTACTGTTACGGCTTTGACAAGTTGCGAGAGCACGTACAGCAGTACACACCAGAGTGGGCTGAGAAGGTAACGTGGATACCTAAAGAGGACATCGTTGAGACGGCCAGAATGTACGCGACCATAAAGCCAGCTACTATGCTTTGGGGGTCGAAGAATGAGCATATGGGATGGGCCTCTTCAAGCCTACTTAGAGCTAGAGCGATCCTAAAGGCCATAACTGGAAACTTAAATAGACCTGGAGGAAACTTGATCATGGGCCCTGACACCGAGATCTACATAGATTCAGATCTTGAACTCAACGAGGTATTACCGCCAGAGCAGAGAGTGAAGCAATTGGGCTCGGACAGGTTTAAGATGATGGCTTGGCCAGGCTACGAGGTCATATGTAGGTACACGAAGGAGTTCTGGGGCAAGACACCTCCAGCTGAGTGGTGTTGTGAGGCCCATCCTTCATACATATGGAGGGCAGCGATAACCGGGAAGCCCTATCCAATAAAGGCCATAATAGTAGTAGCATCTAATCCATTGGTTGCCTACGGGAACTCTAAGTTGGTCTATGAGGCCTTAAAGTCCGTTGAGCTTCTTGTAACCATGGACTTCTGGATGACCCCGACCGCTATGCTATCAGACTACGTATTGCCAGCTGCTAGTTGGCTTGAGAGACCGGTTGCTACTAGCTCTTTTGGGACCTCGCACTTCGTGATAATGTCTGAGAGACCGATACAGCCCCTATATGAAAGGAGGACCGACTATGAATTCTGGAGAGAACTTGGCATAAGGCTGGGTCAAGAGGAGTACTGGCCTTGGAAGACCCTAGAAGAAGCCTACGAGTATAGATTAGAGCCCCTTGGTCTTAGCATAAGCTTCTCGGATTTTGTGAAGTACATTAGGATGCACTCCACACCCCCTAAAGCTACGGAAAAGTTCGCCACACCAACGGGGAAGGTAGAACTTTACTCAACAATATTGGAGCAAATGGGCTACGAGCCCCTACCGATATATCGGGAGCCCCCGATGACTCCCTACAGTAATCCAGAGCTAGCTGAGAAGTACCCATTGATACTGATTACGGGAATCAAGTTCATGCCCTTCCATCATTCAGAGCAAAGGCAGATACCGGTGCTTAGGAGAATGCATCCTGATCCACTATGCCACATACACCCAGATACCGCAAGATCACTTGGAGTAAACGAGGGAGATTGGGTCTGGATAGAGACCCCCAAGGGGAGGATAAAGCAAAAGGCCTTCTTTGATATAAGCCTGCACCCGAAAGTGGTCTGTGTAGAAGCCAGTTGGTGGTATCCGGAGAAGCCCGGACCTGAGCCATCACTTTTTGGAGTCTTTGAGTCTAATGCTAATGTCTTGACGGACGACGATCCGGAACTGCTAGATCCCATCTTTGGATGCTATTACTACACAGGGCTGCTTTGCAGAGTTTACAAGGCTGGGCCTGAACTCTAA